From the genome of Mycobacteriales bacterium, one region includes:
- a CDS encoding aldo/keto reductase — protein sequence KNLELVDAVRSMAADKGCTPGQLALAWVMAQGEDVVPIPGTKRRAYLEENVGACDVTLAAEDLARLDAIAPVGVAAGGRYIQSGGLQTTYGDSPPRS from the coding sequence AAGAACCTCGAGCTCGTCGATGCGGTGCGCTCGATGGCCGCCGACAAGGGCTGTACGCCGGGGCAGCTCGCGCTCGCCTGGGTGATGGCGCAGGGCGAGGACGTCGTACCGATCCCCGGCACCAAACGCCGCGCTTACCTCGAAGAGAACGTCGGCGCCTGCGACGTCACGCTCGCGGCGGAAGACTTGGCCCGGCTCGACGCGATCGCGCCGGTGGGCGTCGCTGCCGGCGGCCGCTACATCCAGTCCGGCGGTCTGCAGACGACGTACGGCGACTCGCCGCCGCGTTCGTAG